The Candidatus Rokuibacteriota bacterium genome includes the window GATACGCGAGGTCTGACACCGACCTGCCCGTCGACCGGACCATCCGGACCCGCCCGTTCTTCATCCTCGATCCCGACGCCCAGCAGCAGAACGAGCTGACGACCCTCAGTCTCCAGTGGGAGCAGAAGCCGATCCCCGGGTATGAACTGCGCCTCCGGTTTGGCCAGTTCTGGAACCAGCTTGGCTTTCAGGACCCGTTGACTCCCGGAATCGATTTCGGGAGCACGATTTCTCAGATCAATACCCGCCGCCGCGAAGTGGAGCTCGTCAATCATTTTCACCTCGGCAGGTGGAACACGTTGTCCGTGGGCCTCGAGCACCGGAACGATCGCGGCACCAATCGTAGGGTCTTCCGAGAGGAAATCGACGTGCAGTCAGTGTTCCTCCAGGACGAGCTGAGGCTCTTCGACCGGCTGTTCCTGTCGGGAGGCGTCAGGGTGGAGGACAACGAGGTCTTCGGGACCGAGGCAACGCCCCGCGCCGGGGCGGTGTACCTGGTCAAGGAGTGGGGAACCAAGCTGCGCGGCAGCTACGGTGAGGGGTTTCGGGCCCCGACCATCAACGACCTCTTCTTCCCGGGGTTCGGCAACCCGGACCTGAGGCCGGAGCAGAGCAGGAGCTGGGACGCGGGGATCGAGCAAAAACTCTGGGCGAACCGAATTCGCTTGGGGGCGACCTACTTCCGAAACACGTTTGAAGACCTGATCCAGTTTCTGCTGGTCGGCGGGCTCTTCCGGCCCGAAAACGTGGCCAAGGCGCGGACCGAAGGCCTCGAATTCAACTCCGAGGTCGACATCCTCGACAACCTTTTCTTCAGCGTCAACTACACGTTTACCGACACCGAGAACCTGATCACCGGTCTCCCGCTGCGGCGCTTCGCCCCGCACCGGTGGAACTTGGGCGTCTCATGGGACCCGACCCGCGCCCTCAACCTCTTCGCGCAGGCGAACGTCGTCTCGAGCCAGTTCGAAGCCGCGAGCTTTCAGCGCAACCCCGGCTACCACCGCATCGATGTAGGGGGAACGTACCACCTGGTGGAAAAGAAAGGATCGTTCCCAGGTCTCGACTTCACCCTTCGCGTCCAGAACCTCACCGACGAGCGCTACTTCGAGACGTTCGGCTTCCGCGCCCTCGGGGTGAACGTTCTGGCCGGCTTCCAGGTGAAATACTGACGTGGTGTTCGACGGCGTGCTCGCGTCCCATGTGCTGCTGATGTGTGGGCTGCCCGCATCGGGCAAGACGACCACCGCGGCGCGCCTCCACGCGTACGGCGGCGGCGTCCTCATCCGGAGTTGCGACGTCTACCGGTCGCTGGGGATCTCTCTACCCGACTGGGTGCGGCGGACCCGAGGGTTTACGGCGAACGTGGCCGAGTACGAACGGGTGCGCGATGGCGCCTACGCGGAGATGGCGCGACGGCTCGAGCACGCGCTGGTCTCCGCGCGCGAGCCTGTCATCGTCGATGCCGTGCACGGCGAGCGGGGCAAGCGCCGCGACGTGTACGACTCGTGCCGGGCGTTGGGCAGGACGCCGGTGCTCGTCTGGTGCCGGTGCGACGACTGGGAAGAGATCCGGCGCCGCTTTCGCAGGAGAGAGCGTCGCGAGTCGGAGCCCGAGAACGAGGCGAGCGACCTAGCGGTGTTCCGCCATATCGCCGGGCTCTGGGAGGAGCCGGTGGACGACCCGGCAGTCGTTCCCATCGTCGCCTATGACACGCTCCGCGACGACCTGCGGCCGGTGCGCGGGGACGCGGCACCGGCCGTCGGGTTCATTCGTGCCGCCTTGGCCGCCCAACCCCTTCCGGCCGCACGACTGGCGTAGGGAGGCGAACGTGGTCGAGAAGAAGGTCATCAAGGAGCGCAGGACGAAAGGGCTGATCGTCGTGCACACGGGCGATGGCAAGGGGAAGACCACGGCCGCGCTGGGCATGGCCTTCCGCGCGCTCGGCCACAACTACAGGGTCTTCGTGGGCCAGTTCATCAAGGGGAGCCGCCATTACGGCGAGCTGGTCACGGCCGAGCGCCTGAAGGAGTGGATCGAGATTCACCCGATGGGTGAGGGGTTCACCTGGGAGACGAAGAGCCGCGAGCGCGACACCCAGAAGGCCCACGAGGCCTGGGCGTTCTTCAAGGAGCGGCTCCTCGCGGGCGAGTACCGGCTCGTGATCCTGGACGAGATCAACTACGTCATCGACTACGGCTACCTGCCGGTGGAGTGGGTGCTGGAGGCGCTCCGGCAGAAGCCGCCGGAGGTACACGTGGTCCTCACGGGCCGGAACGCCCATCCTCAGATCCTCGAAATGGCGGATCTCGTCACCGAGATGCGCCTGATCAAGCACCCGTTCCGCGATCAAGGGATTCCAGCCCAGAGCGGCATCGAATTTTAAAGGGGGAGCGAGGATGATCGAGGGGATCGAGATCGCCATCGATCGAGAAGCGGTGACCGTTCGCGGGCGGGCTCCCCTGCGCGCCGTCTCGTCAGCCGTCGTGGGCGGGGGCTTCGGCGCGGTCCGATCCATCGTGAACCTCCACGTCCCCAAGAACTTCCCCTGCGAGAACCCGGAGGGAGAGCTGACAGCCTTTGTCCGGCGCCGCGAGCTGCCGCGGCCATGCGTGGGCCTCATGACCTCGGCCTGGACAGAAAAGGCGGAGCTGGCCGTCGAAGCGGCGGACGCGATTACTGCGCTCGCGCTGGTCACCGTCGGGTTGGGGAACCCGGTGCGGGCCGGTCGCAGCCCGGTGGCGGCGTGGCGCGCCTCAACGATCAACACGATCATCATTCTCGACGCGGCCCCCGAACCCGCCGCGCTGGTGAACCTGGTCATGACCGCCACTGAAGTCAAAGCGCTCACCCTGGCCGAGGCCGGGATCCGATCTCCGGAAGGATCGTTCGCCAGCGGGACCTCCACCGACGCCGTCGTCGTTGCGGCGACCGACCGCGGGCGCCGCTGCCGCTTCGGCGGACCGGCCAGCGAGATGGGCTGGTTGGTCGCACGGGCCGTCCGATCCGCTCTGGAGGCCGGCATCCGCCGGTGGGTGGAAGAGCAGGCATGACGCTCCGGCGCTGGCTCCTGAGCGTCCCGGCCTCCCTGGCGCTTCACGGTGTAGGGTTGGTGTCGATCCTCCCTCTCTTCGGACGCGACGCGCCGCCGCCCGTCATTGTCGTGGAGCTGAGCCAGGTTCTCGTCGAGTCCCCGCGGGTCTCATCGGCAGCGTCAGTCGCCCACGGCGGCAGCGCCCTGCAGGCGCAGCCAGTCGGACCCCGTGAGACAGGACCAAACCTGGCGCGCGTGCATCCACCATCGCCTGACATACCTCCCGGCGTCGCCGCCCTCCCTCCGCCTCCACCTCCTCCCGTAGCGGCGGACAGCGAGCGGCTCACCGCACCCCCGCCGCCGGCGGCCGGTCCGGTG containing:
- a CDS encoding TonB-dependent receptor; protein product: MVRAVPIVFVLLLMPAPMGLAQEVKRLEPVVVTATKIETPQERLGAAVTVITEEELKTHHYETVGDALRQVPGVEIQRSGSLGKLTSLRIRGAGATQVQVLVDGLRVKSPTSGDFNFSDLAIEQIERIEIVRGPQSTLYGADAIGGVVHIITKRGLGPPAAALHLQGGSFETHREQLSVGGSYKLLDYAFSASAFESGGQFRNDDSEQRGLTGRLGLALPWNGHISLSVRYARSDTDLPVDRTIRTRPFFILDPDAQQQNELTTLSLQWEQKPIPGYELRLRFGQFWNQLGFQDPLTPGIDFGSTISQINTRRREVELVNHFHLGRWNTLSVGLEHRNDRGTNRRVFREEIDVQSVFLQDELRLFDRLFLSGGVRVEDNEVFGTEATPRAGAVYLVKEWGTKLRGSYGEGFRAPTINDLFFPGFGNPDLRPEQSRSWDAGIEQKLWANRIRLGATYFRNTFEDLIQFLLVGGLFRPENVAKARTEGLEFNSEVDILDNLFFSVNYTFTDTENLITGLPLRRFAPHRWNLGVSWDPTRALNLFAQANVVSSQFEAASFQRNPGYHRIDVGGTYHLVEKKGSFPGLDFTLRVQNLTDERYFETFGFRALGVNVLAGFQVKY
- a CDS encoding adenosylcobinamide amidohydrolase, with translation MIEGIEIAIDREAVTVRGRAPLRAVSSAVVGGGFGAVRSIVNLHVPKNFPCENPEGELTAFVRRRELPRPCVGLMTSAWTEKAELAVEAADAITALALVTVGLGNPVRAGRSPVAAWRASTINTIIILDAAPEPAALVNLVMTATEVKALTLAEAGIRSPEGSFASGTSTDAVVVAATDRGRRCRFGGPASEMGWLVARAVRSALEAGIRRWVEEQA
- the cobO gene encoding cob(I)yrinic acid a,c-diamide adenosyltransferase — its product is MTRSATTCGRCAGTRHRPSGSFVPPWPPNPFRPHDWRREANVVEKKVIKERRTKGLIVVHTGDGKGKTTAALGMAFRALGHNYRVFVGQFIKGSRHYGELVTAERLKEWIEIHPMGEGFTWETKSRERDTQKAHEAWAFFKERLLAGEYRLVILDEINYVIDYGYLPVEWVLEALRQKPPEVHVVLTGRNAHPQILEMADLVTEMRLIKHPFRDQGIPAQSGIEF
- a CDS encoding AAA family ATPase, whose translation is MVFDGVLASHVLLMCGLPASGKTTTAARLHAYGGGVLIRSCDVYRSLGISLPDWVRRTRGFTANVAEYERVRDGAYAEMARRLEHALVSAREPVIVDAVHGERGKRRDVYDSCRALGRTPVLVWCRCDDWEEIRRRFRRRERRESEPENEASDLAVFRHIAGLWEEPVDDPAVVPIVAYDTLRDDLRPVRGDAAPAVGFIRAALAAQPLPAARLA